The Etheostoma cragini isolate CJK2018 chromosome 5, CSU_Ecrag_1.0, whole genome shotgun sequence genome contains a region encoding:
- the LOC117945397 gene encoding STAM-binding protein-like A, with protein MMADHTDVSLQPEERVRALTKKGSSVEVDDDVPPRRYFRSGMEMIRMANIYAEEGNIERAFVLYNKYITLFIERLPKHREYKTANIPEKKDTLKKLKDVAFPQAEILKKALLQRFEQEYAQHLVKKKAEQEALAREQSKQRALDAERERVAKMQQRQQEQEQFKKFEDMIRYQELEKDHQRKQLKFATPATPATPATPSPDMPLLPGILGPPKISPTPPQSPGGLSGDTNHQNNFPPATNSTPASSQPIVDRSLKPGFLVSPGNNNTMVDALRQLAVPAELCRSFLRLAEANTSRAVETCGILCGKLNRNAFTITHVIVPKQSGGPDYCDTENEEELFLIQDQYDLITLGWIHTHPTQTAFLSSVDLHTHCSYQMMLPEAIAIVCSPKFNEIGYFKLTDRGTDEISTCKQKGFHPHSKEPPLFTHAGHVNITNDTVSMMDLR; from the exons ATGATGGCGGACCACACTGATGTCAGTCTGCAGCCGGAGGAGCGGGTCCGCGCTCTGACCAAGAAGGGAAGCTCAGTCGAAGTGGACGACGATGTGCCCCCGCGCCGCTATTTCCGCTCCGGCATGGAGATGATCCGCATGGCTAACATCTATGCAGAGGAGGGCAACATTGAGCGCGCCTTCGTcctttataataaatatatcaC TCTCTTTATAGAAAGACTTCCCAAACATCGAGAGTACAAGACCGCTAACATTCCTGAGAAAAAGGACACACTAAAG AAACTGAAGGATGTTGCTTTTCCTCAAGCAGAAATTCTGAAAAAAGCTCTTTTGCAGAGATTTGAACAAGAGTATGCGCAACATCTTGTCAAAAAG AAAGCGGAGCAGGAGGCCCTGGCGCGGGAGCAGTCCAAGCAGCGAGCGCTGGATGCAGAGCGGGAGCGCGTGGCCAAGATGCAGCAAAGGCAGCAGGAGCAAGAGCAGTTCAAAAAGTTTGAGGACATGATCCGGTACCAGGAGTTGGAGAAGGACCACCAGCGCAAGCAATTGAAGTTTGCAACGCCTGCAACGCCTGCAACGCCTGCCACGCCTTCCCCTGACATGCCCCTCCTCCCAGGCATTCTGGGACCCCCAAAAatctcccccacccccccacagaGCCCAGGGGGCCTGTCTGGCGACACCAACCACCAGAACAATTTCCCTCCTGCAACCAACAGCACACCTGCCTCCAGCCAGCCCATCGTCGACCGGTCGCTCAAGCCCGGGTTTCTGGTCAGCCCAGGGAACAACA ATACAATGGTGGATGCCCTTCGGCAGTTGGCTGTTCCCGCTGAGCTGTGCCGGAGCTTTCTGAGGTTAGCCGAGGCTAACACAAGCCGCGCTGTTGAAACTTGTGGCATCCTGTGTGGCAAACTG AACAGAAATGCGTTTACCATAACCCACGTTATCGTACCAAAGCAGAGTGGTGGACCGGACTATTGTGACACAGAAAATGAGGAGGAACTCTTCCTTATACAGGACCAGTATGATCTAATCACCCTGGGCTGGATACAT ACTCACCCCACACAGACGGCCTTCCTGTCCAGCGTCGACCTCCACACACACTGCTCCTACCAGATGATGCTGCCGGAGGCCATTGCTATCGTATGCTCGCCTAAATTTAACGA AATCGGCTATTTCAAATTGACGGATCGAGGAACAGATGAGATCTCTACATGTAAACAGAAAGGCTTTCATCCTCACAGCAAAGAGCCCCCTCTATTTACA CACGCGGGACACGTCAACATCACCAATGACACTGTATCCATGATGGATTTGcggtga
- the slc39a14 gene encoding metal cation symporter ZIP14 isoform X1, whose protein sequence is MLIWFPHGRATMTITLLQSQLMFVLALTVLLCPLGRVACQGEAQRQSPAQVLQDLLSRYGDNSTITVPQLRSLLGLLSQSQGEGDSDSSNVAETPPTIPPPKSNRSKCLPADTLAIYSISEQSRLDGQGLRELCPTMLQQLDAGTCKAQKEEESSIDPSPRPSDAEVWGYGILCVTLISLCSLVGASVVPFMKKTFYKRLLLYFIALAIGTLYSNALFQLIPEAFGFDPMVDFYVSKSAVVFAGFYLFFFTEKVLRVLLKQKNGGHGHSHYPGTDVEEGEKEKLQQNGEASSLALGKVDPGEGELILSSAQTPQETQSPDSGGRSGTRRGGCYWLKGTAYSDIGTLAWMITLSDGLHNFIDGLAIGASFTASVFQGVSTSVAILCEEFPHELGDFVILLNAGMSIQQALFFNFLSACCCYLGMGFGILAGNSFSPNWIFALAGGMFLYIALADMFPEMNEVSREEEDAGGSSFLLTFAIQNAGLLTGFAIMLLLTMYSGQIQLG, encoded by the exons ATGCTTATCTGGTTCCCTCATGGCCGGGCCACTATGACCATCACCCTTCTTCAGTCCCAGCTTATGTTTGTTCTTGCCCTGACTGTGCTTCTTTGCCCCTTGGGCCGAGTAGCATGTCAGGGGGAAGCTCAGAGACAGTCCCCTGCCCAGGTGCTCCAGGACCTGCTGTCCCGCTATGGAGACAACAGCACCATCACAGTGCCCCAGCTGCGCTCTCTGCTGGGCCTCCTCAGCCAGAGTCAGGGTGAAGGGGACAGCGACAGCAGCAATGTGGCGGAGACACCTCCAACAATACCACCTCCCAAATCTAACCGCTCCAAG TGCTTGCCTGCAGACACACTGGCAATTTACAGCATCAGCGAGCAGTCCCGACTGGATGGGCAGGGCTTACGGGAGCTGTGCCCCACCATGCTGCAGCAGCTGGATGCTGGCACCTGTAAGGCGCAAAAAGAGGAAGAGTCAAGCATTGACCCCTCCCCCAGGCCCTCAGATGCTGAAG TGTGGGGTTATGGGATCCTGTGTGTGACACTGATCTCTCTGTGTTCGCTGGTCGGGGCGAGCGTGGTGCCCTTCATGAAGAAAACCTTTTACAAGCGACTGCTGCTCTACTTCATAGCCCTGGCCATTGGCACGCTCTACTCCAACGCCCTGTTTCAGCTCATCCCAGAG GCCTTTGGTTTTGACCCCATGGTGGATTTCTACGTGTCCAAATCTGCGGTGGTGTTCGCAGGCTTTtacctcttcttcttcactgaaAAGGTCCTCAGAGTGCTTCTCAAACAGAAAAATGGG GGCCACGGCCACAGTCATTACCCCGGTACAGATGTGGAGGAGGGTGAGAAGGAGAAGCTACAGCAGAACGGAGAAGCCAGCAGCCTGGCTCTGGGCAAGGTGGACCCTGGGGAGGGCGAGCTCATTCTCAGTTCTGCACAGACGCCACAG GAGACCCAGAGCCCAGACAGCGGGGGCCGGTCCGGCACCAGACGCGGTGGCTGCTATTGGCTGAAGGGGACGGCATACTCTGACATCGGCACGCTGGCCTGGATGATCACATTGAGTGATGGCCTGCACAACTTTATCGACGGCTTGGCCATCGGCGCCTCCTTTACTGCCTCGGTCTTCCAGGGTGTCAGCACCTCCGTGGCCATCCTGTGTGAGGAGTTCCCACACGAGCTAG GAGACTTTGTCATCCTGCTGAACGCTGGCATGAGCATACAGCAGGCTCTGTTCTTTAACTTCCTGTCGGCATGTTGCTGTTACCTGGGCATGGGCTTTGGCATCCTGGCTGGCAACAGCTTCTCCCCCAACTGGATCTTTGCCCTGGCAGGGGGAATGTTTCTCTACATTGCTCTGGCAGACATG TTTCCAGAGATGAATGAGGTGAGTCGTGAGGAAGAGGACGCAGGTGGCAGCAGCTTCCTCCTCACCTTTGCTATCCAGAACGCCGGCTTGCTGACGGGCTTCGCCATCATGCTCCTCCTCACCATGTACTCTGGACAGATACAGCTGGGCTAG
- the slc39a14 gene encoding metal cation symporter ZIP14 isoform X2: MLIWFPHGRATMTITLLQSQLMFVLALTVLLCPLGRVACQGEAQRQSPAQVLQDLLSRYGDNSTITVPQLRSLLGLLSQSQGEGDSDSSNVAETPPTIPPPKSNRSKCLPADTLAIYSISEQSRLDGQGLRELCPTMLQQLDAGTCKAQKEEESSIDPSPRPSDAEVWGFAFLSVTVISAFSLTGVFIIPFMKTRYMKYLLIFFIALAIGTLYSTAVLQLLPEAFGFDPMVDFYVSKSAVVFAGFYLFFFTEKVLRVLLKQKNGGHGHSHYPGTDVEEGEKEKLQQNGEASSLALGKVDPGEGELILSSAQTPQETQSPDSGGRSGTRRGGCYWLKGTAYSDIGTLAWMITLSDGLHNFIDGLAIGASFTASVFQGVSTSVAILCEEFPHELGDFVILLNAGMSIQQALFFNFLSACCCYLGMGFGILAGNSFSPNWIFALAGGMFLYIALADMFPEMNEVSREEEDAGGSSFLLTFAIQNAGLLTGFAIMLLLTMYSGQIQLG; encoded by the exons ATGCTTATCTGGTTCCCTCATGGCCGGGCCACTATGACCATCACCCTTCTTCAGTCCCAGCTTATGTTTGTTCTTGCCCTGACTGTGCTTCTTTGCCCCTTGGGCCGAGTAGCATGTCAGGGGGAAGCTCAGAGACAGTCCCCTGCCCAGGTGCTCCAGGACCTGCTGTCCCGCTATGGAGACAACAGCACCATCACAGTGCCCCAGCTGCGCTCTCTGCTGGGCCTCCTCAGCCAGAGTCAGGGTGAAGGGGACAGCGACAGCAGCAATGTGGCGGAGACACCTCCAACAATACCACCTCCCAAATCTAACCGCTCCAAG TGCTTGCCTGCAGACACACTGGCAATTTACAGCATCAGCGAGCAGTCCCGACTGGATGGGCAGGGCTTACGGGAGCTGTGCCCCACCATGCTGCAGCAGCTGGATGCTGGCACCTGTAAGGCGCAAAAAGAGGAAGAGTCAAGCATTGACCCCTCCCCCAGGCCCTCAGATGCTGAAG TGTGGGGCTTTGCTTTCCTGAGCGTGACAGTGATCAGTGCCTTCTCCCTCACCGGAGTCTTCATCATTCCCTTTATGAAGACACGCTATATGAAATACTTACTCATCTTTTTCATCGCTCTTGCCATTGGCACGCTGTACTCCACTGCCGTCCTGCAGCTCCTGCCAGAG GCCTTTGGTTTTGACCCCATGGTGGATTTCTACGTGTCCAAATCTGCGGTGGTGTTCGCAGGCTTTtacctcttcttcttcactgaaAAGGTCCTCAGAGTGCTTCTCAAACAGAAAAATGGG GGCCACGGCCACAGTCATTACCCCGGTACAGATGTGGAGGAGGGTGAGAAGGAGAAGCTACAGCAGAACGGAGAAGCCAGCAGCCTGGCTCTGGGCAAGGTGGACCCTGGGGAGGGCGAGCTCATTCTCAGTTCTGCACAGACGCCACAG GAGACCCAGAGCCCAGACAGCGGGGGCCGGTCCGGCACCAGACGCGGTGGCTGCTATTGGCTGAAGGGGACGGCATACTCTGACATCGGCACGCTGGCCTGGATGATCACATTGAGTGATGGCCTGCACAACTTTATCGACGGCTTGGCCATCGGCGCCTCCTTTACTGCCTCGGTCTTCCAGGGTGTCAGCACCTCCGTGGCCATCCTGTGTGAGGAGTTCCCACACGAGCTAG GAGACTTTGTCATCCTGCTGAACGCTGGCATGAGCATACAGCAGGCTCTGTTCTTTAACTTCCTGTCGGCATGTTGCTGTTACCTGGGCATGGGCTTTGGCATCCTGGCTGGCAACAGCTTCTCCCCCAACTGGATCTTTGCCCTGGCAGGGGGAATGTTTCTCTACATTGCTCTGGCAGACATG TTTCCAGAGATGAATGAGGTGAGTCGTGAGGAAGAGGACGCAGGTGGCAGCAGCTTCCTCCTCACCTTTGCTATCCAGAACGCCGGCTTGCTGACGGGCTTCGCCATCATGCTCCTCCTCACCATGTACTCTGGACAGATACAGCTGGGCTAG